From Synechococcales cyanobacterium T60_A2020_003, the proteins below share one genomic window:
- the ilvN gene encoding acetolactate synthase small subunit: MKHTLSVLVEDEAGVLTRIAGLFARRGFNIESLAVGHAEQSTASRITMVVSGDDHVIEQITKQLYKLINVIKVQDITEVPCVERELMLLKVNATSSNRSEIIELAQIFRARVVDVAEDSLTLEVVGDPGKMVAIEQVLNRFGIREIARTGKIALPRESGVNTEYLKTLVSSETRL, translated from the coding sequence ATGAAACACACATTATCGGTTCTAGTTGAAGATGAAGCGGGAGTTCTGACCCGCATCGCGGGTTTGTTTGCCCGACGCGGTTTTAATATCGAAAGTCTTGCTGTGGGTCACGCTGAACAGTCCACCGCCTCCCGCATCACGATGGTGGTTTCAGGTGACGATCACGTAATCGAGCAAATTACCAAACAGCTCTACAAACTCATCAACGTCATCAAAGTGCAGGACATCACCGAAGTGCCCTGCGTTGAACGAGAATTGATGCTGCTGAAAGTCAACGCCACTAGCTCTAACCGTTCAGAAATTATTGAGCTAGCGCAAATCTTTCGGGCGCGGGTTGTAGACGTGGCTGAAGATTCTCTCACCCTAGAAGTCGTTGGTGATCCAGGAAAAATGGTCGCCATTGAGCAGGTTTTAAATCGCTTTGGGATTCGGGAAATTGCCCGCACCGGGAAAATCGCGCTTCCTCGCGAATCGGGTGTGAATACCGAATACCTGAAAACCTTGGTTTCTAGCGAAACCAGACTGTAA